The stretch of DNA GGCGGTGCAGGGGGTCAACACGCTTGTTTAATAGCCAATACATTAGGAATTAAACAGATATTTATTCATCCCTACGCCGGGGTTTTGTCTGCTTATGGGATGGGTTTAGCGGATGTGCGAATATTACGAGAAAAAGCAATAGAAAAACCATTAACCAAAAATTTGATTCCTGAGTTAGAAGCTAGTTTTTTAGAGTTAGAAACGGAAGCAAAAACAGAATTAGAAAATCCTGAATCAAAAATAGAGATAATTCTGAAGCTTAATCTCAAATATGAGGGAACAGATTCTATATTATCGGTTAATTTGATCCCCCCTACCCCCCTTAGTAAGGGGGGAGAAAGAGAGGTTAATTATTACAATTCAGTGTTAATTTCTTTAACCCAACAATTTGAACAACAACATCAAACCCGCTACGGATTTATTAAACCCGAAAAAAGCTTAATTGTTGAATCCATTAATATTGAAATTATTCAAAAAATGGATACTTCCGAAGAACCGATATTAACCCGAACTCGAACTCAACCTCCTACAGCGATCGCAACAGTTCTTATATATACCCATAACGAGTGGAAAAATACCCCCGTTTTCCCAAGAAATGATTTACAACCCGGAGATATTATTAACGGCCCCGCTATGATTATAGAATCTATTGGCACAAATATTATTGAACCCGGATGGCAAGCAGAATTAACAGAAAACAATTATTTAATCCTCAAGTCAAATCATACTGTTAACTCTCCCTTAATTAAACAAGATAAAGCGGTAAAAGCTGACCCGGTAAAATTAGAAATCTTTAAAAATCTATTTCAATTTATTGCCGAACAAATGGGAATCACGTTGCAAAATACCGCCAGTTCTGTTAATATTAAAGAACGCCTGGATTTCTCCTGTGCTATTTTTGATCAAAACGGTCAATTAGTTGCAAACGCACCCCATATTCCTGTGCATTTGGGGTCAATGGGTGAAAGTGTTGAAAGTTTAATTGATGCGAAAGGAGAAACCCTAAAACCAGGGGATGTTTATCTATTAAATAATCCCTATAATGGAGGAACTCATTTACCCGATGTCACCGTAATTACTCCCGTTTTTAATAATTCTGGGAAACAAATATTATTTTATGTTGCTTCACGGGGACATCAAGCGGATATTGGGGGAATAACACCGGGTTCTATGCCTCCCAATAGTACCACAATTGAACAAGAAGGAATTTTAATTGATCACTTTCAATTAGTCAATCAAGGACAGTTTAAAGAAGCAGAATTATTAAAATTATTAACATCTGGAAACTATCCCGCCCGAAATCCAGCCACTAATATTGCAGATTTACAAGCGCAAATTGCAGCCAATGAAAAAGGCGTTCAAGAACTTCTTAAAATGATTGAATATTATAGTTTAAATACCGTTCAAACCTATATGCAGTATGTTCAAGATAATGCAGAAGCATCCGTGCGTCGAGCAATTGATGTCTTAAAAGACGGTGAATTTAGTTATCAAATGGATAATGGGGGAATAATTAAAGTTAGGATTAAAATTGATAAAAATAACCGCACTGCTAAAATTGATTTTACCGGAACCTCTGAACAATTATCCAGTAATTTTAACGCTCCCAAATCTATTTGTAAAGCCGCCGTTTTGTATGTATTTAGAACCTTAGTAGACGATAATATTCCTCTGAATGCAGGGTGTCTAAAACCCTTAGAAATTATTATCCCTGAAGGCTGCTTTTTAAACCCTCGTTATCCGGCGGCTGTGGTGGCGGGAAATGTAGAAACCTCTCAAGCCATTGTTGATGCTCTATATGGCGCGTTAAATATAATGTCAGCCTCTCAAGGAACAATGAATAACGTCACCTTTGGTAACGAAAATTATCAATATTATGAAACCATTTGTGGGGGTTCTGGTGCGGGAATCAATTATCATGGAACTGATGCCGTTCATACCCACATGACCAACTCCCGTTTAACTGACCCAGAAGTATTAGAATGGCGTTATCCCGTATTATTACAAGAGTTTAGGATTCGAGAAAATAGTGGCGGTTTAGGACAATTTCAAGGCGGAAATGGGATAATTAGAAAAATTCAATTCTTAGAAAAAATGACCGCCGGAATATTATCAGAACATCGAATTATTCCCCCCTTTGGATTAAACGGAGGACAACCCGGTTTAGTCGGTAAAAATTATATCATTCGTAACAATAGAACAATAGAACAATTAACCAGTACCGCCACCGTTGAAATGAATATTAATGATAGTTTAGTAATTGAAAGCCCCGGAGGAGGAGGATATGGAAAACGGGGGCAGATTTAATTAAATCCTTAATACCCCCTTTATTATCCTCTTAGTGTCTTAGTGTCTTTGTGGTTCCTTAATTTTAGGCAATTCGTTTTCTCATCACCAAACAATTTCGTTGATCATCTAACCGGATATAATACAATTCATCCGTTAATTTAGACATAAAAATCAGTCCTCTTCCTCCTTCATGTTCTAACGGGTCAGCGTGCATTTCACTCATCAACTCTAGGGCTTTTTCTAAGTCAAAAGGTTCCCCCCAGTCCCAAATTCGCATTTCAATCCAGGGAGAAACAATCTTAACTTCTAACTCAATCAGTGTCGTTTCAGGTAAGGTACGATGAGCATGACGCACAGCGTTTGTAAAACCTTCCGTTAAAGCAATTTGACACTTATGAAAAATATCTGAAGGCAAAAAAGTATAGGTGATTTTTTCAAACCACTGTAACACATCTTCTAAAGAGGTTAAGGTCGTTTTCACCTGAAGATTAGATTGTGCTAGTAGCGCTTCATTACTCATCAATTCTCTACATAGCACCGCTATTTTTCTTGAATACAACCATTATAGTTTTGACAATCAACTTCATGTCGTACATCAAGCTCCAATTTTCTTGATACTTCAAATCTAAACGAATAATATCCTCAAAATTTTTAACTTGAGAGCGACCATTAACTTGCCATTCTCCCGTCATTCCGGGTTTAACATCTAATCTTTGCCATTGAGGAACTTCATAACGTTCCACCTCATCCGGTGTTGGCGGACGAGTACCCACTAAACTCATTTCCCCCTTTAAAACATTCCAAAATTGCGGTAATTCATCTAAACTGGTTCGCCGTAAAAACTGACCCACTTTGGTAATTCGAGGGTCATTATCATTCTTGAAAATAGCGCCTTGTGCTTGATTGGGAATTTTATCTTTTAAGGCTTCAGCATTGGTACACATGGAACGAAACTTCCAAATGCGGAACCGTTTTCCCATCCAACCACAACGCACTTGACCAAAGAAAATTGGCCCCGGACTATCTAAACGAATGGCAACAATAATCGGAACTGCTAAGATAGATGTAATTCCTAAACCCACAAGCGCACCCACGACATCAATTAACCGCTTCAACCAAGACCTAATCGAAGGATGAGTCACAGGAAGGCGATTTTCCCCTCTTATTTTCTCTTTGGGTCGGTCGTCTGCACTCCTCGGTTCAATGGTTAACACTTGGTCGAGGGAAGTGAGGGAAAAAACAGCCATCACTTGAGAGCCAACGGATTTTAAAATTAACTCAATCCCTTTGGCTTTTGTTGTTTTCAGATTACTAATCAGTGCACCAATTCCGCTACTATCAATAAATATAGTCTGGCTAAAATCCAAAATAATTTTTTTGGGCGGAGGATTGAGAGAAATAACATCCTGGCAGGTAGTTTTAAAGGAAATCGCCTCTAACACACTCAAGCGTTCTGGTATGCGAACGGAGACGTTCTCTCCTGCTAGGGTAATCGGGAATTTTGCCTCTGGAATTTGACCAACCATCTCCATGATTTGCTGGGTAGTTGTTGTTAGTTTTCTTGCTCTATCTTAACGATACCTAAAGAGAATGGAGAAAGGGCTTCCGTTAGGGTCGAGGAACAAGTTATTTGATTTACCCCTTTCTGTTATGACAATCGCACCCCTGGTAAATCTCTATTATTTTAAGATCCAAAACGATTCTATCTTAAAATTTCACCGACCGCCACACGGGTTCCATTGGCAAAATCCCAAGCCGACTGTACTCGTTTACCCGCTAATTGTACCTCTCTCAACAACAGCAATCCCGAACCTGTTTGCACTACGGGCCCAAAACGTTTAACTAAAGCCACC from Planktothrix serta PCC 8927 encodes:
- a CDS encoding ATP-binding protein; amino-acid sequence: MSNEALLAQSNLQVKTTLTSLEDVLQWFEKITYTFLPSDIFHKCQIALTEGFTNAVRHAHRTLPETTLIELEVKIVSPWIEMRIWDWGEPFDLEKALELMSEMHADPLEHEGGRGLIFMSKLTDELYYIRLDDQRNCLVMRKRIA
- a CDS encoding hydantoinase B/oxoprolinase family protein is translated as MTSTPQQHPKNYQFWIDRGGTFTDIVARKPDGSLITHKLLSENPDRYPDAVIQGIREILELSPHQPIPSELISEVKMGTTVATNALLERKGDRTLLIITKGFKDALRIGYQNRPDIFARQIILPEMLYEQVIEVEERYTAQGEELTPVNLAILKPQLQQVYQTGIRSCAIVLMHGYRYPQHEQKIAALAQEIGFTQISVSHQISPLMKLVSRGDTTVVDAYLSPILKRYINQVASQLNSNSPLSKGGWGGSNPIKLMFMQSNGGLTNAQKFQGKDSILSGPAGGIVGAVQTSLKAGFQNIITFDMGGTSTDVAHFNGEYERQFETEIAGVRMRTPMMAIHTVAAGGGSILSFDGSRYRVGPESAGANPGPACYRNGGQLTVTDANVMLGKIQPQFFPKVFGKNGDLPLDAEIVCQKFRELAIEIQTQAEDNRTPEEVATGFITIAVENMANAIKKISLQRGYDISNYTLCCFGGAGGQHACLIANTLGIKQIFIHPYAGVLSAYGMGLADVRILREKAIEKPLTKNLIPELEASFLELETEAKTELENPESKIEIILKLNLKYEGTDSILSVNLIPPTPLSKGGEREVNYYNSVLISLTQQFEQQHQTRYGFIKPEKSLIVESINIEIIQKMDTSEEPILTRTRTQPPTAIATVLIYTHNEWKNTPVFPRNDLQPGDIINGPAMIIESIGTNIIEPGWQAELTENNYLILKSNHTVNSPLIKQDKAVKADPVKLEIFKNLFQFIAEQMGITLQNTASSVNIKERLDFSCAIFDQNGQLVANAPHIPVHLGSMGESVESLIDAKGETLKPGDVYLLNNPYNGGTHLPDVTVITPVFNNSGKQILFYVASRGHQADIGGITPGSMPPNSTTIEQEGILIDHFQLVNQGQFKEAELLKLLTSGNYPARNPATNIADLQAQIAANEKGVQELLKMIEYYSLNTVQTYMQYVQDNAEASVRRAIDVLKDGEFSYQMDNGGIIKVRIKIDKNNRTAKIDFTGTSEQLSSNFNAPKSICKAAVLYVFRTLVDDNIPLNAGCLKPLEIIIPEGCFLNPRYPAAVVAGNVETSQAIVDALYGALNIMSASQGTMNNVTFGNENYQYYETICGGSGAGINYHGTDAVHTHMTNSRLTDPEVLEWRYPVLLQEFRIRENSGGLGQFQGGNGIIRKIQFLEKMTAGILSEHRIIPPFGLNGGQPGLVGKNYIIRNNRTIEQLTSTATVEMNINDSLVIESPGGGGYGKRGQI
- a CDS encoding sugar transferase, whose translation is MVGQIPEAKFPITLAGENVSVRIPERLSVLEAISFKTTCQDVISLNPPPKKIILDFSQTIFIDSSGIGALISNLKTTKAKGIELILKSVGSQVMAVFSLTSLDQVLTIEPRSADDRPKEKIRGENRLPVTHPSIRSWLKRLIDVVGALVGLGITSILAVPIIVAIRLDSPGPIFFGQVRCGWMGKRFRIWKFRSMCTNAEALKDKIPNQAQGAIFKNDNDPRITKVGQFLRRTSLDELPQFWNVLKGEMSLVGTRPPTPDEVERYEVPQWQRLDVKPGMTGEWQVNGRSQVKNFEDIIRLDLKYQENWSLMYDMKLIVKTIMVVFKKNSGAM